The following proteins are co-located in the Callithrix jacchus isolate 240 chromosome 10, calJac240_pri, whole genome shotgun sequence genome:
- the LOC100404451 gene encoding LOW QUALITY PROTEIN: olfactory receptor 8I2-like (The sequence of the model RefSeq protein was modified relative to this genomic sequence to represent the inferred CDS: inserted 2 bases in 1 codon), with the protein MADNNFTEVTVFIXSGFANHPELQVGLFLMCLFIYLFTVLGNLGLIMLIRIDSQLHIPMYFFLSNLAFIDIFYASTVTPKALVNFQSNPRSISFVACFVQMYFFVGLVCSECFLLGSMAYDGCVAICNPLLYSVVMSQKVVKWLGVMPYAIGFTNSLISVCVISSLAFCDSSINHFFCDTTALLALSCVDASSTEMVIFVLAGFTLLSSLLIITVTYIAIISATLRIQLAAGRQKAFSTCASYLTGVTIFYGSLIFTYLQPDNTSSLTQAQVTSVFYTIVMPMLNPLIYSLRNKDVKNALLRVMHRKLFP; encoded by the exons ATGGCTGACAACAATTTCACTGAGGTGACTGTCTTCAT CTCTGGATTTGCAAATCACCCTGAATTACAAGTTGGTCTTTTCTTGAtgtgtcttttcatttatctATTCACTGTTTTGGGAAACCTGGGACTGATCATGTTAATCAGAATTGATTCTCAGCTTCATATCCCTATGTACTTTTTCCTGAGCAATTTAGCATTCATTGACATATTTTACGCCTCTACTGTAACACCTAAGGCATTGGTGAATTTCCAGTCCAATCCGAGATCCATTTCCTTTGTTGCCTGCTTTGTTCAGATGTACTTTTTTGTTGGATTGGTGTGCAGTGAGTGTTTCCTTCTGGGATCAATGGCCTACGATGGCTGTGTAGCAATCTGCAATCCCTTATTGTATTCAGTAGTCATGTCCCAGAAAGTAGTTAAGTGGCTGGGAGTAATGCCCTATGCGATAGGTTTCACAAATTCCCTGATATCCGTCTGTGTGATAAGCAGTTTGGCGTTCTGTGATTCCAGCATCAATCATTTTTTCTGTGACACCACAGCTCTTTTGGCACTGTCCTGTGTAGATGCATCCAGCACAGAAATGGTGATCTTTGTCTTAGCTGGATTCACTCTTCTTAGCTCTCTCCTTATCATCACCGTCACTTACATCGCCATCATCTCAGCCACCCTGAGGATCCAGTTGGCAGCAGGCAGGCAGAAGGCCTTCTCCACCTGCGCATCCTACCTCACAGGTGTAACTATCTTTTATGGGTCTCTGATTTTCACCTATTTGCAACCTGATAACACATCATCACTGACCCAGGCACAGGTGACATCTGTATTCTACACGATTGTTATGCCCATGCTGAATCCACTCATTTATAGTTTGAGGAACAAAGATGTGAAAAATGCTCTTCTCAGAGTTATGCATAGAAAACTTTTTCCATAA
- the OR8H2 gene encoding olfactory receptor 8H2, producing MRSKRNNTNVPDFILMGLTDSEGIQLALFIVFLLIYLITVLGNVGMILIIRLDLRLHTPMYFFLTHLSFIDLSYSTVITPKTLANLLTFNYISFRGCFTQMFFFVFLGTAECYLLSSMAYDRYVAICCPLHYPVIMSKRLCHALVTGPYVIGFIDSFVNMVCMSRLHFCKSNIIHHFFCDTSPILSLSCTDTYNTEILIFIIAGSTLMVSLITISASYAFILFTILKINSTSGKQKAFSTCASHLLGVTIFYGTLIFTYLKPRKSYSLGRDQVASVFYTIVIPMLNPLIYSLRNKEVKDAFIKVMQRREDPR from the coding sequence ATGAGGAGTAAAAGGAATAACACAAATGTGCCTGATTTCATCCTAATGGGACTGACGGATTCTGAAGGGATCCAGCTGGCTCTCTTTATCGTATTTCTCCTGATATACCTAATTACTGTGCTGGGGAATGTGGGGATGATATTGATCATCCGCCTGGACCTCCGGCTTCACACTCCCATGTATTTCTTCCTCACTCACCTGTCATTTATTGACCTCAGTTACTCAACTGTCATCACACCTAAAACGTTAGCGAACTTACTGACTTTCAACTATATTTCCTTCAGGGGCTGCTTTACCCAGATGTTCTTTTTTGTCTTCTTGGGGACTGCGGAGTGTTATCTTCTCTCCTCGATGGCCTATGATCGCTATGTAGCTATCTGCTGTCCTCTACACTACCCAGTTATTATGTCCAAAAGGCTCTGCCACGCTCTCGTCACTGGGCCCTATGTGATTGGCTTTATCGACTCCTTTGTCAACATGGTTTGCATGAGCAGACTGCATTTCTGCAAGTCAAACATAATTCATCACTTTTTCTGCGACACGTCCCCAATTTTATCTCTGTCCTGCACTGACACATACAACACTGAaattctgatatttattattgCTGGTTCCACTCTGATGGTGTCCCTTATCACAATATCTGCATCCTATGCATTCATTCTCTTTACTATCCTGAAAATTAATTCCACCTCAGGAAAGCAGAAAGCTTTCTCTACTTGTGCCTCTCATCTCTTGGGAGTCACCATCTTTTATGGCACTctgatttttacttatttaaaaccAAGAAAGTCTTATTCCTTGGGAAGGGATCAAGTGGCTTCTGTGTTTTATACTATTGTGATTCCCATGTTGAATCCACTCATTTATAGTCTTAGaaacaaagaagtgaaagatgcTTTCATTAAAGTCATGCAGAGAAGAGAGGACCCCAGGTAA